A portion of the Microbulbifer agarilyticus genome contains these proteins:
- a CDS encoding transglutaminase-like domain-containing protein — translation MQTNNTIMQPYLQQTPIIDWQHPEILALAADLKCPSGAKFGTTRNSFEFVRDEIRHSGDFALNPVTCRASDVLREGTGFCFAKSHLLAALLRANDIPAGFSYQRLLLDKASAHFCLHGLNSVYLERYGWFRVDARGNKPGITAEFIPPEERLAYVPSADGERDLPEVYADPLPQVIELLQSQCSYEGVTENLPDV, via the coding sequence TTGCAAACGAACAACACGATCATGCAGCCGTATCTACAGCAAACTCCGATTATCGACTGGCAGCACCCGGAAATTCTGGCCCTCGCTGCCGACCTGAAGTGTCCCTCGGGCGCCAAATTCGGCACCACGCGCAACAGCTTTGAGTTTGTGCGCGACGAAATTCGCCACAGTGGCGACTTTGCGCTGAACCCGGTTACCTGCCGGGCCTCGGATGTGTTGCGCGAGGGCACTGGGTTCTGTTTTGCCAAAAGCCACCTGCTGGCGGCGTTACTGCGGGCCAATGATATCCCCGCCGGTTTCAGCTACCAGCGCCTGCTGCTGGATAAAGCTTCCGCGCATTTTTGCCTGCATGGCCTGAACAGTGTGTATCTGGAGCGCTACGGCTGGTTTCGGGTGGATGCCCGCGGCAACAAGCCCGGTATCACCGCGGAGTTTATTCCCCCGGAAGAGCGACTTGCCTATGTCCCCTCTGCCGATGGCGAGCGCGACCTGCCGGAAGTTTATGCAGACCCCCTGCCACAAGTGATTGAGTTGCTGCAAAGCCAGTGCAGTTACGAGGGCGTGACCGAAAACCTGCCGGACGTTTAA
- a CDS encoding GNAT family N-acetyltransferase: MNIILDDLSGERIAAFLAEHIEDMRATSPPESKHALDLDGLRKPEISFWSVYDGDTLVGCGALKELAPDHGEIKSMRTGAAARGKGVGGAMLRFIIQTSRARGYKHLSLETGSMDFFAPARRLYSRHGFTECPPFAAYTDDPNSVYMRLIL; the protein is encoded by the coding sequence ATGAACATCATTCTGGATGATCTTTCGGGGGAGCGCATTGCAGCGTTTCTGGCAGAGCATATCGAGGATATGCGCGCCACTTCACCACCGGAGAGCAAGCACGCGCTCGATCTGGATGGGTTGCGGAAGCCGGAGATCTCCTTCTGGTCGGTATATGACGGCGATACGCTAGTGGGCTGTGGCGCGCTCAAGGAGTTGGCGCCAGACCACGGTGAAATCAAGTCCATGCGTACCGGAGCGGCGGCACGGGGCAAAGGGGTAGGTGGAGCTATGTTGCGATTTATCATTCAAACCTCCCGCGCCAGAGGGTATAAGCACCTGAGTCTGGAAACCGGCTCCATGGACTTCTTTGCACCAGCGCGCCGACTTTATTCGCGCCATGGATTCACTGAATGTCCGCCCTTCGCAGCATATACAGACGACCCCAACAGCGTGTATATGAGGTTGATTCTCTAA
- the metG gene encoding methionine--tRNA ligase — MSQTDHQPRNILVTSALPYANGSLHLGHILEYIQTDIWARFQRARGNQCLYMCADDAHGTAIMLKAEQLGITPEQHIANMQAEHERDFADFLIGVDNYHSTHSDENRELSAMIYKRLRENGHIASRTITQAYDPEKELFLADRYINGTCPRCKSEDQYGDNCEVCGATYSPTELINPVSVISGATPVEKESEHFFFTLPAFTDFLKQWTRSGTLQSEVANKLSEWLDEGLQEWDISRDAPYFGFEIPDAPGKYFYVWLDAPIGYMASLKNYCDGKGLDWQEYWKKDSTAEVYHFIGKDIVNFHALFWPAMLDSAQFRTPTKVCVHGFLTVNGKKMSKSRGTFINARNYLDHLNPEYLRYYFAAKLTAGVDDLDLNLEDFIAKVNSDLVGKVVNIASRTAKFVSKSGGALSSELADPELWNQFVEAAPRITEFFEAREYSRATREIMALADAANAWIAEKAPWSLAKEEGKEQEVLAICSQGVNMFRALISWLAPVLPETAKKAEEFLGVALDWNTATTPLAGHTINKFKPLMQRVEKTQVEAVQEAAKESLAQLQAETQSNTEVAKGPLADDPLADEIQFDDFAKVDLRIALIANAEHVEGAGKLLRLTLDLGGETRNVFAGIKSAYSPEDLIGKHTVMVANLAPRKMRFGVSEGMVLAAGPGGKDLWILEPHAGAQPGMRVM; from the coding sequence ATGTCTCAAACCGACCATCAGCCCAGAAACATTCTCGTCACCAGTGCCCTGCCGTACGCCAACGGTTCCCTGCACCTGGGTCATATTCTCGAGTACATCCAGACCGATATATGGGCCCGCTTCCAGCGCGCCCGCGGCAACCAGTGCCTGTATATGTGCGCCGACGACGCCCACGGCACTGCCATCATGCTGAAGGCCGAACAACTGGGTATCACCCCGGAACAGCACATCGCCAACATGCAGGCGGAGCACGAGCGCGATTTCGCCGACTTCCTGATCGGTGTGGACAACTACCACTCCACCCACTCCGACGAGAACCGCGAACTGTCTGCAATGATCTACAAGCGCCTGCGCGAGAACGGCCATATTGCCTCCCGCACTATTACTCAGGCCTATGATCCGGAGAAAGAACTGTTCCTGGCGGACCGCTACATCAACGGCACCTGCCCACGCTGTAAGTCCGAAGACCAGTACGGCGATAACTGCGAAGTGTGCGGCGCGACCTACAGCCCCACCGAGCTGATCAACCCGGTATCGGTCATCTCCGGCGCGACGCCCGTGGAAAAAGAGTCCGAACACTTCTTCTTTACCCTGCCGGCCTTCACCGACTTCCTGAAACAGTGGACCCGCTCCGGCACCCTGCAAAGTGAAGTGGCGAATAAGCTGTCCGAGTGGCTGGATGAAGGCCTGCAGGAGTGGGATATCTCCCGCGATGCGCCCTACTTCGGTTTCGAAATTCCCGACGCCCCCGGCAAATACTTTTACGTATGGCTGGACGCGCCGATCGGCTATATGGCGAGCCTGAAGAACTACTGCGATGGGAAAGGTCTCGACTGGCAGGAGTACTGGAAAAAAGACAGCACCGCCGAGGTGTATCACTTTATCGGCAAGGACATCGTCAACTTCCACGCGCTGTTCTGGCCGGCCATGCTGGACTCTGCGCAGTTCCGCACCCCAACCAAGGTGTGTGTACACGGCTTCCTGACCGTTAATGGCAAGAAGATGTCGAAGTCGCGCGGCACCTTTATTAATGCGCGCAACTACCTCGACCATCTGAACCCGGAATACCTGCGCTACTATTTTGCGGCAAAGCTGACCGCTGGCGTGGACGACCTGGACCTCAACCTGGAGGACTTTATCGCCAAGGTAAACTCGGACCTCGTGGGCAAGGTTGTGAACATTGCCTCGCGCACCGCGAAGTTTGTCAGCAAGTCCGGCGGCGCTCTGTCCAGTGAGCTGGCCGACCCTGAGCTGTGGAATCAGTTTGTAGAAGCAGCCCCGCGTATTACCGAGTTCTTTGAAGCGCGCGAATACAGCCGCGCCACCCGTGAAATCATGGCGCTGGCGGATGCCGCCAATGCGTGGATTGCGGAAAAAGCCCCCTGGTCTCTGGCCAAGGAAGAAGGCAAGGAACAAGAAGTACTGGCGATCTGCTCGCAGGGCGTGAACATGTTCCGCGCGCTGATCAGCTGGCTGGCACCGGTACTGCCGGAAACCGCGAAGAAAGCCGAGGAGTTCCTCGGCGTGGCACTGGACTGGAATACCGCAACCACACCGCTGGCCGGCCACACCATCAATAAATTCAAGCCGCTGATGCAGCGTGTAGAAAAAACTCAGGTGGAAGCCGTGCAAGAAGCCGCGAAAGAATCCCTGGCACAATTGCAGGCTGAGACCCAATCCAACACCGAGGTTGCGAAAGGCCCGCTGGCAGACGATCCGCTGGCGGACGAAATCCAGTTTGACGACTTTGCCAAGGTGGACCTGCGTATTGCGCTGATCGCCAATGCGGAACACGTGGAAGGGGCCGGCAAACTGCTGCGCCTGACACTGGACCTGGGTGGCGAAACCCGCAATGTATTCGCCGGTATCAAGAGCGCCTACAGCCCGGAAGACCTGATCGGCAAGCACACTGTAATGGTTGCCAACCTGGCACCACGTAAAATGCGCTTTGGTGTGAGTGAAGGCATGGTTCTGGCGGCAGGCCCGGGTGGCAAAGACCTGTGGATCCTGGAGCCCCATGCAGGTGCTCAGCCGGGTATGCGGGTAATGTAA
- the yghU gene encoding glutathione-dependent disulfide-bond oxidoreductase: MSDASYTPPAVWKWDSESGGQFANINRPTAGATHDKELPKGKHPMQLYSLGTPNGVKVTIMLEELLALGHEGAEYDAHLVRITKGEQFSSGFVDINPNSKIPALVDHSTNPPIRVFESGSILLYLAEKFSAFLPHTPEQRTETLNWLFWQMGAAPFLGGGFGHFYAYAPEKYEYPINRYTMEVKRQLDVLDRQLAEHPFIAGREYTIADMAIWPWYGAVLKNEAYNAAEFIEAHTYKNVNRWVDEIGERPAVQRGAMVNRAWGDPAKQLHERHDATDFELRTQDKIGESSDE; the protein is encoded by the coding sequence ATGTCGGATGCGAGCTATACCCCACCCGCGGTCTGGAAGTGGGATTCGGAAAGTGGCGGTCAATTTGCCAACATCAACCGCCCTACAGCCGGCGCGACCCATGACAAGGAGCTGCCCAAGGGGAAACACCCCATGCAGCTCTACTCCCTGGGTACCCCCAATGGGGTGAAAGTCACCATTATGTTGGAAGAGCTGCTGGCGCTCGGGCACGAGGGGGCGGAGTACGACGCGCATCTGGTCCGCATCACCAAGGGCGAACAGTTCAGCAGTGGCTTCGTCGACATCAACCCGAATTCCAAGATTCCCGCGCTGGTGGATCACAGCACCAACCCGCCGATCCGTGTGTTCGAATCCGGCTCCATCCTGTTGTATCTGGCGGAAAAGTTCAGCGCCTTCCTGCCGCATACCCCAGAGCAGCGCACCGAAACCCTGAACTGGCTGTTCTGGCAAATGGGTGCGGCACCTTTCCTTGGGGGTGGCTTTGGCCACTTCTATGCTTACGCGCCGGAAAAATACGAGTACCCGATCAATCGCTACACCATGGAAGTAAAGCGTCAGCTGGATGTGCTCGATCGCCAGCTGGCGGAGCACCCGTTTATTGCGGGTCGTGAATACACCATTGCCGATATGGCTATCTGGCCCTGGTATGGCGCGGTGCTGAAAAACGAAGCCTATAACGCGGCCGAATTTATTGAGGCGCACACCTACAAGAACGTAAACCGCTGGGTGGACGAGATTGGTGAGCGTCCAGCGGTGCAACGTGGCGCTATGGTGAACCGCGCCTGGGGTGATCCGGCCAAGCAACTGCATGAACGGCACGACGCCACTGATTTTGAGTTGCGCACGCAGGATAAGATCGGCGAAAGCAGCGACGAATAA
- the rsxA gene encoding electron transport complex subunit RsxA — MTEFTVILLSTILVNNYVLVQFLGLCPFMGVSNKLETAIGMAGATTFVLTLAAICSYLVNTYLLEPFGMEYLRTISFILVIAVVVQFARMFIEKTSPLLHRVLGVFLPLITTNCAVLGVALQNTLKANNFVQSTLYGFGAAVGFSLVLILFSAMRERLAVADVPKPFKGAAIGMMTAGLMSLAFMGFSGLV; from the coding sequence ATGACCGAATTTACCGTCATCCTGCTCTCCACCATCCTGGTGAATAACTACGTGCTGGTGCAGTTCCTGGGATTGTGCCCATTTATGGGAGTTTCCAACAAGCTGGAAACCGCCATCGGCATGGCCGGTGCCACCACTTTTGTCCTCACCCTGGCCGCCATCTGCTCCTATCTGGTGAACACCTACTTACTCGAACCCTTCGGGATGGAGTACCTGCGCACCATATCCTTCATTCTGGTGATTGCGGTGGTGGTGCAGTTTGCGCGCATGTTTATCGAAAAGACCAGCCCGCTGCTGCACCGGGTACTCGGTGTCTTCCTGCCACTGATCACCACCAACTGTGCGGTACTCGGTGTTGCCCTGCAAAACACCCTCAAGGCCAATAACTTTGTGCAGTCCACCCTGTATGGCTTCGGCGCCGCTGTGGGCTTCTCCCTGGTGCTGATTCTGTTTTCCGCGATGCGCGAGCGTCTCGCGGTGGCAGACGTGCCCAAACCTTTCAAGGGTGCCGCTATCGGCATGATGACGGCCGGACTGATGTCCCTGGCCTTTATGGGCTTTAGCGGGCTGGTATAA
- a CDS encoding DUF883 family protein, whose product MATAKAPNSGSSHNKLHQAYNLAGEAAHETASQLKSRARETADTVKTRAHDGMEKGKQRAHDVAERAENQIKAHPLVSVGCAFAAGWLIAKILK is encoded by the coding sequence ATGGCAACAGCAAAAGCGCCGAACTCAGGTTCCAGTCACAACAAACTGCATCAGGCTTACAATCTTGCGGGCGAGGCTGCCCACGAGACCGCTTCGCAGTTAAAGTCACGTGCGCGTGAAACCGCAGATACCGTGAAAACTCGTGCCCACGATGGCATGGAGAAAGGTAAGCAGCGCGCGCACGACGTTGCCGAACGTGCGGAGAATCAGATCAAGGCTCACCCTCTCGTTAGTGTGGGCTGCGCTTTCGCCGCCGGCTGGCTGATCGCCAAAATCCTGAAATAA
- a CDS encoding rhodanese-related sulfurtransferase, with protein sequence MTNTASVVVCALYKFVRLEDFESLRDPLLKVMLDNEVRGTLLLADEGINGTVAGNRAGIDTLLNYLKSDSRLAELDYKESYTENMPFLRSKVKLKREIVTMGIEGIDPRRTVGTYVKPADWNALISDPDVVLIDTRNDYEYQVGTFEHAVNPNTTTFREFPDYVKENLDPGKHKKVAMFCTGGIRCEKSTAYLKEQGFDEVYHLQGGILKYLEDVPKEETLWKGECFVFDDRVTVNHDLEQGSYHQCNACRMPITEEEVQSPLFEQGVSCPHCHDTVTEADKSRFREREKQIQLAKQRGERHLGEDAKATTLNRRQHKQALRRKQAEQARKAQDV encoded by the coding sequence ATGACCAATACCGCGTCCGTTGTGGTCTGCGCGCTGTACAAGTTTGTGCGCCTCGAAGACTTTGAATCCCTCCGCGATCCCCTACTCAAGGTAATGCTCGACAACGAAGTGCGCGGCACCCTGCTGCTCGCTGACGAAGGTATCAATGGTACCGTCGCCGGTAACCGTGCCGGTATCGACACTCTGCTCAACTACCTTAAGTCCGATAGCCGCCTGGCCGAGCTGGACTACAAAGAGTCCTACACCGAAAACATGCCCTTCCTGCGCAGCAAGGTAAAACTGAAGCGCGAGATCGTCACCATGGGCATCGAAGGCATCGACCCTCGCCGCACCGTTGGCACCTATGTGAAGCCCGCGGACTGGAATGCGCTGATTTCCGACCCGGACGTTGTGCTGATCGATACCCGCAATGATTATGAATATCAGGTAGGTACCTTCGAGCACGCGGTGAACCCGAACACCACCACCTTCCGTGAGTTTCCCGATTATGTGAAGGAAAACCTGGATCCGGGTAAACACAAGAAAGTGGCAATGTTCTGCACCGGCGGTATTCGCTGTGAGAAGTCCACGGCTTACCTGAAGGAGCAGGGTTTCGACGAGGTGTATCACCTGCAGGGCGGCATCCTTAAATACCTGGAAGATGTGCCCAAAGAAGAAACCCTGTGGAAAGGCGAATGCTTTGTGTTCGATGATCGGGTGACTGTGAATCACGATTTGGAGCAGGGCTCTTACCATCAGTGCAACGCCTGCCGTATGCCGATCACCGAAGAAGAAGTACAGTCTCCGCTGTTCGAACAGGGGGTAAGCTGCCCGCACTGCCACGATACGGTGACGGAAGCAGACAAGTCGCGCTTTCGTGAGCGTGAAAAGCAGATTCAGCTGGCCAAGCAGCGCGGTGAGCGCCACCTCGGCGAAGATGCCAAGGCTACGACGTTAAACCGTCGTCAGCACAAGCAAGCGCTGCGCCGTAAGCAAGCGGAACAGGCGCGCAAGGCCCAGGACGTATAG
- a CDS encoding D-2-hydroxyacid dehydrogenase, whose protein sequence is MRGVFLDTLTMKLDELDISALQSTLDQWEFFETTTPEQTEQRIADADVVITNKVVLDRALIEMAPNLKLICVCATGTNNVDLDTAAARNIPVKNVTGYTGTSLAQHTLALILALATRWHQYHSDVGSGRWAESPVFCRLDYPVIELDGKVLGIIGYGDLGQKVARLGEALGMKVLIAESFTGEKRQGRTPLAELIKQADVISLHCPLTKETDQLVNQQFLSAMKETAFLINTARGGLVDEAALVAALKNYDIGGAALDVVSVEPPPADHPLLANDIPNLIITPHNAWISRESRQRLLDGVVENILSWRKS, encoded by the coding sequence ATGCGCGGTGTATTTCTCGATACCCTGACCATGAAGCTGGACGAGTTGGATATCTCCGCTCTGCAAAGCACACTGGATCAGTGGGAGTTTTTTGAAACCACGACACCAGAGCAGACCGAACAGCGCATTGCCGATGCCGATGTGGTGATTACCAATAAAGTAGTGCTCGACCGCGCGCTGATCGAAATGGCACCAAATTTAAAACTGATCTGTGTGTGTGCCACCGGTACCAACAATGTCGATCTGGATACGGCGGCTGCACGCAACATTCCGGTAAAAAATGTTACCGGCTACACCGGCACCTCCCTCGCGCAACATACCCTCGCCTTGATTCTGGCGCTCGCCACCCGCTGGCACCAATACCACAGCGACGTCGGTAGCGGCCGTTGGGCAGAGTCCCCGGTTTTCTGTCGCCTCGACTATCCGGTAATCGAACTCGACGGCAAAGTGCTGGGCATTATTGGCTACGGCGACCTCGGGCAAAAAGTCGCGCGATTGGGCGAGGCGCTCGGTATGAAGGTATTGATTGCGGAGTCGTTTACCGGCGAGAAAAGACAAGGACGTACACCGCTCGCGGAATTAATTAAGCAAGCGGATGTGATCAGCCTGCACTGCCCACTGACCAAAGAAACCGATCAACTGGTCAATCAGCAATTCCTGTCCGCAATGAAAGAAACCGCCTTCCTGATCAACACCGCACGCGGCGGACTGGTAGATGAGGCGGCCCTCGTCGCCGCATTAAAAAACTACGACATTGGCGGTGCCGCACTGGATGTGGTCAGCGTGGAACCTCCACCGGCGGATCACCCCTTGCTGGCAAACGATATCCCCAACCTCATCATCACTCCGCACAATGCCTGGATCAGCCGCGAGAGCCGACAACGCCTGCTCGACGGTGTAGTCGAAAATATTTTGAGCTGGCGAAAGTCCTAA
- a CDS encoding nitrate regulatory protein: MTDHQEDAEKFLLAAKRAEIQTLEHLAGSCELVIRVSDLVHQLQRERGMSNIYLVSAGDHFREQRSSQIQNCLSSEGRFRHVLRERYLKDGHSERVHNMRLLNCIAYSLHGLDELRILRDHIAAFEISALESTDAYCRLIAGLLSVVLEAADVADDPEVTRILVALFNFMQAKEFSGQERAWGAIGFAGSRFDESLHERIRQLQVCQRQSVDVFLEYAGETDTAQWKSIEQSQPSRDLQRLREVIAGLKDGEPIAAEISEVWYQLASARIDAMHGLEDALTEQLLKVSRKRVSGAQSELGQHYAQLQRMKSMDWNRLPTLAVLFDPQLPGLYGGRASAGVSTLHGQPLAHSLYGLIRSQVEHIQRVSAELEETRKTLVERKLVARAKGLLMKSLRMSEDDAYRTMQQRAMDMNLKLVDIAQRIVDASVEKRPASVKTTSATVTDGEHGANI; encoded by the coding sequence ATGACCGACCACCAAGAGGATGCAGAAAAATTCCTGCTCGCCGCCAAGCGAGCGGAAATCCAGACCTTGGAACATCTTGCGGGAAGCTGCGAGCTGGTAATCCGGGTGTCCGATCTGGTGCATCAGCTGCAGCGAGAGCGTGGCATGAGTAATATCTACCTGGTCTCTGCAGGGGATCATTTTCGCGAGCAGCGTTCCAGCCAGATTCAGAATTGCCTGAGCAGTGAAGGCCGCTTCCGACATGTATTGAGAGAGCGCTATTTGAAAGATGGGCACAGTGAGCGCGTACACAACATGCGCCTGCTCAACTGCATTGCCTACTCATTACATGGCCTGGATGAATTGCGCATTCTTCGGGATCACATCGCCGCGTTTGAAATCTCCGCTCTGGAGTCTACCGATGCCTATTGCCGATTGATTGCGGGCCTGCTGTCCGTCGTGCTGGAAGCGGCGGATGTCGCCGATGATCCTGAAGTTACCCGCATACTGGTGGCCCTGTTTAACTTTATGCAAGCCAAGGAATTCTCCGGGCAAGAGCGCGCTTGGGGAGCAATTGGATTTGCTGGCAGCCGCTTCGATGAGAGCCTGCATGAGCGTATCAGGCAACTGCAGGTATGCCAGCGGCAAAGCGTGGATGTATTTCTGGAGTACGCCGGCGAGACGGATACTGCGCAATGGAAATCCATCGAACAGAGTCAGCCGAGTCGAGACCTGCAGCGGTTGCGAGAAGTGATTGCGGGTTTGAAGGATGGAGAGCCAATCGCGGCTGAGATCAGCGAGGTATGGTATCAATTGGCCAGTGCACGGATTGATGCCATGCACGGTCTTGAGGATGCGCTCACCGAACAATTGCTCAAAGTGAGCCGCAAGCGTGTGTCCGGTGCCCAGTCGGAACTGGGACAGCACTATGCGCAATTACAGCGAATGAAGTCCATGGACTGGAATCGTTTACCGACACTGGCGGTATTGTTTGATCCGCAGTTGCCGGGGCTTTACGGCGGCCGCGCGTCTGCTGGAGTATCCACATTGCACGGGCAACCACTGGCGCATTCACTTTATGGCCTGATTCGTTCGCAGGTGGAACATATCCAAAGAGTGAGCGCCGAGCTGGAAGAAACCCGCAAGACGCTAGTGGAGCGCAAGCTGGTGGCGCGTGCGAAAGGACTATTGATGAAAAGCCTGCGCATGAGTGAGGATGACGCCTATCGAACAATGCAGCAGCGCGCGATGGACATGAACCTCAAGCTGGTCGATATCGCGCAACGGATCGTGGATGCCAGTGTCGAGAAGCGTCCCGCTTCAGTGAAAACAACAAGCGCTACGGTTACGGATGGTGAGCACGGGGCCAATATCTAG
- the apbC gene encoding iron-sulfur cluster carrier protein ApbC, whose protein sequence is MNDDHQDHEDFSPEVTEQLEQVAATIGALEDPATALPLDALDADIEVGFDGDKTIFTSVTLGYPCASQQQVWAERVRAACAPVLAGGPLAGSTLNFDLFFDIPRTDVGEVPEPLKAVKHIIAVASGKGGVGKSTTAVNLALALAAEGADVGLLDADIYGPSLPTMLDTEGTRPEVKAGKFFVPVPAQGLQTMSLGYLLTEDTPAVWRGPMASGALNQMLTQTLWGEAVEDGELDYLVVDMPPGTGDIQLTLSQKVALAGAVIVTTPQDLALVDAIKGVEMFRKVSVPVLGIVENMALHTCSKCGHQEPIFGAGGGDKMAADYDTRLLGQLPLAMSIRQQTDGGKPTVAAEPEGAVAALYKQVARAAAAQVWLAADADEGLPEIDME, encoded by the coding sequence GTGAACGACGACCACCAAGACCATGAAGACTTCTCTCCCGAGGTTACGGAACAGCTCGAGCAGGTAGCGGCAACGATTGGCGCCCTCGAAGACCCGGCCACCGCTCTGCCACTGGATGCACTGGATGCTGATATTGAGGTGGGTTTTGATGGCGACAAGACCATATTTACCAGTGTGACCCTCGGGTATCCCTGCGCGAGCCAGCAGCAGGTATGGGCGGAGCGTGTGCGCGCGGCCTGCGCCCCTGTCCTTGCAGGCGGGCCTCTGGCGGGCAGCACACTGAACTTTGATCTGTTTTTCGACATCCCGCGTACTGATGTTGGAGAGGTGCCTGAGCCGCTGAAGGCGGTGAAACACATTATCGCGGTCGCGTCCGGTAAGGGCGGAGTAGGCAAGTCCACTACCGCGGTAAACCTGGCACTGGCGCTGGCGGCGGAAGGCGCCGACGTGGGTTTGCTGGATGCGGATATTTACGGCCCTAGCCTGCCGACCATGCTTGATACCGAGGGCACACGGCCCGAGGTAAAAGCTGGCAAGTTTTTTGTACCGGTTCCAGCACAGGGCCTGCAGACGATGTCACTGGGCTATTTGCTGACCGAGGATACGCCCGCGGTATGGCGTGGCCCAATGGCCAGCGGCGCGCTGAATCAGATGCTGACCCAGACACTCTGGGGTGAGGCTGTGGAAGACGGCGAGTTGGATTACCTGGTTGTCGATATGCCGCCGGGCACCGGTGACATTCAGCTCACGCTATCGCAGAAGGTGGCGCTGGCAGGTGCCGTCATTGTGACTACGCCGCAAGACTTGGCCTTGGTAGACGCGATCAAGGGCGTGGAGATGTTCCGCAAGGTATCGGTGCCGGTGCTCGGTATTGTGGAAAACATGGCCCTACACACCTGCTCGAAGTGCGGTCATCAGGAGCCGATTTTTGGCGCCGGTGGCGGCGACAAAATGGCGGCGGATTACGATACGCGCCTGCTCGGACAGCTTCCGCTGGCGATGTCGATTCGCCAGCAGACAGACGGTGGTAAACCCACCGTGGCGGCAGAGCCAGAAGGCGCGGTGGCGGCACTGTACAAACAGGTAGCGCGTGCCGCTGCCGCTCAGGTGTGGCTGGCCGCCGATGCAGACGAAGGTTTGCCAGAGATCGATATGGAGTAA
- a CDS encoding NAD-dependent protein deacetylase, with the protein MSLSTLSPSSLTGENLVADSVLPSAEAAAQLADFIQRHPRLTVLTGAGVSTDSGIPDYRDQHGQWKRKPPVDHRDFMASAATRQRYWGRALIGWPVIRNSAPNGAHYHLAELERRGHVHLMITQNVDRLHQRAGSQQVIDLHGRADEIRCMQCDYRAVRQEIHDRSYTLNPEFRHYTAEAAPDGDADLEVDFSNFRVADCPECAGILKPDVVFFGDNVPRERVETAMDALRASDALLVVGSSLMVYSGFRFCRYAKEWGKPVAALTLGRTRADDLLDLKLNAGIGETLQHTLTRLA; encoded by the coding sequence ATGAGTCTGAGCACACTATCCCCCTCTTCGCTCACCGGCGAAAACCTTGTTGCGGATTCCGTATTACCCAGTGCGGAAGCGGCAGCGCAGTTGGCAGACTTTATCCAGCGCCACCCGCGCCTGACGGTGTTGACCGGTGCGGGCGTTAGTACCGACTCCGGCATTCCCGACTACCGGGACCAGCACGGACAATGGAAACGCAAGCCGCCGGTGGACCATCGCGATTTCATGGCCAGCGCAGCCACGCGGCAGCGCTATTGGGGCCGCGCACTGATTGGCTGGCCGGTCATCCGCAACTCGGCGCCGAACGGTGCGCACTATCACCTGGCAGAGCTGGAGCGACGCGGGCATGTTCACTTGATGATTACGCAGAATGTCGACCGCCTGCATCAGCGCGCGGGCAGCCAGCAGGTTATCGACCTGCACGGGCGCGCCGATGAAATTCGCTGCATGCAGTGCGATTACCGCGCGGTGCGTCAGGAGATACACGATCGTAGTTACACGCTGAATCCGGAGTTTCGTCACTACACCGCGGAGGCCGCGCCGGATGGCGACGCCGATTTGGAAGTAGATTTCAGTAATTTTCGCGTGGCCGACTGCCCGGAATGTGCGGGAATCCTAAAGCCGGATGTGGTGTTCTTCGGGGACAACGTGCCGCGCGAACGCGTGGAAACAGCAATGGATGCGTTGCGCGCGAGCGACGCACTGCTGGTGGTGGGGTCTTCGTTGATGGTGTATTCGGGATTCCGCTTCTGCCGCTATGCAAAGGAATGGGGCAAACCCGTCGCCGCCCTCACTCTGGGACGCACCCGCGCCGACGATCTGCTGGACTTAAAACTGAATGCGGGCATTGGAGAAACCTTGCAGCATACGCTGACCAGGCTTGCCTGA